A window of the Odocoileus virginianus isolate 20LAN1187 ecotype Illinois chromosome 20, Ovbor_1.2, whole genome shotgun sequence genome harbors these coding sequences:
- the VPS4A gene encoding vacuolar protein sorting-associated protein 4A isoform X1, with the protein MTTPTLQKAIDLVTKATEEDKAKNYEEALRLYQHAVEYFLHAIKYEAHSDKAKESIRAKCMQYLDRAEKLKDYLRNKEKHGKKPVRETQNESKGSDSDSEGDNPEKKKLQEQLMGAVVMEKPNIRWNDVAGLEGAKEALKEAVILPIKFPHLFTGKRTPWRGILLFGPPGTGKSYLAKAVATEANNSTFFSVSSSDLMSKWLGESEKLVKNLFELARQHKPSIIFIDEVDSLCGSRNENESEAARRIKTEFLVQMQGVGNNNDGTLVLGATNIPWVLDSAIRRRFEKRIYIPLPEEAARAQMFRLHLGSTPHNLTDANIHELARKTEGYSGADISVIVRDSLMQPVRKVQSATHFKKVCGPSRTNPSIMIDDLLTPCSPGDPGAMEMTWMDVPGDKLLEPVVCMSDMLRSLATTRPTVNAEDLLKVKKFSEDFGQES; encoded by the exons ATGACAACGCCAACCCTCCAG AAAGCCATTGATCTGGTGACAAAAGCCACAGAAGAGGATAAAGCCAAGAATTACGAGGAGGCGCTCCGGCTCTACCAGCATGCCGTGGAGTACTTCTTGCATGCTATCAAAT ATGAGGCACACAGCGACAAGGCCAAGGAGAGCATTCGAGCCAAGTGCATGCAGTACCTGGACCGGGCGGAGAAACTGAAGGATTACTTACGAAACAAAGAGAAGCATGGCAAGAAGCCAGTCAGAGAAACCCAAAACGAGAGCAAGGG CAGCGATAGTGACAGTGAAGGAGATaatccagagaaaaagaaattgcaaGAGCAGCTGATGG GTGCCGTCGTGATGGAGAAGCCCAACATCCGGTGGAATGACGTGGCCGGGCTGGAGGGAGCCAAGGAGGCCCTCAAAGAAGCTGTCATTTTGCCAATTAAATTCCCGCACTTGTTCACAG GCAAGCGCACTCCTTGGCGGGGGATACTGCTCTTCGGACCTCCCGGCACCGGGAAATCCTACCTGGCCAAAGCAGTGGCGACGGAGGCCAACAACTCCACCTTCTTCTCTGTGTCCTCCTCAGACTTGATGTCTAAGTGGCTGGGGGAGAGCGAGAA GCTGGTCAAGAACCTGTTCGAGCTGGCCCGGCAGCACAAGCCCTCCATCATCTTCATCGACGAGGTGGATTCGCTCTGCGGATCCCGCAACGAGAATGAGAGCGAGGCTGCCCGCAGGATCAAAACGGAGTTCCTAGTCCAGATGCAGG GGGTGGGGAACAACAATGATGGGACTCTGGTGCTAGGTGCCACAAACATCCCATGGGTGTTGGACTCGGCCATTAGAAGGAG GTTTGAAAAGCGAATTTATATCCCATTGCCGGAGGAGGCTGCCCGCGCCCAGATGTTCCGATTGCATCTGGGAAGCACTCCTCACAACCTCACAGACGCCAACATCCACGAGCTGGCCCGGAAGACGGAGGGCTACTCAGGCGCAGACATCAGCGTCATTGTGCGGGACTCCCTCATGCAGCCCGTGAGGAAAGTGCAGTCGGCAACACACTTCAAAAAG GTCTGTGGCCCTTCCCGCACCAACCCTAGCATTATGATCGATGACCTCCTGACCCCATGCTCGCCGGGGGACCCAGGGGCCATGGAGATGACTTGGATGGATGTCCCTGGTGACAAACTGCTAGAGCCTGTAGTTTGCATG TCGGACATGCTCCGGTCTTTGGCCACCACTCGGCCCACTGTGAATGCAGAAGACCTCCTGAAAGTGAAGAAATTCTCAGAGGACTTTGGACAGGAGAGTTAA
- the VPS4A gene encoding vacuolar protein sorting-associated protein 4A isoform X2: MTTPTLQKAIDLVTKATEEDKAKNYEEALRLYQHAVEYFLHAIKYEAHSDKAKESIRAKCMQYLDRAEKLKDYLRNKEKHGKKPVRETQNESKGDSDSEGDNPEKKKLQEQLMGAVVMEKPNIRWNDVAGLEGAKEALKEAVILPIKFPHLFTGKRTPWRGILLFGPPGTGKSYLAKAVATEANNSTFFSVSSSDLMSKWLGESEKLVKNLFELARQHKPSIIFIDEVDSLCGSRNENESEAARRIKTEFLVQMQGVGNNNDGTLVLGATNIPWVLDSAIRRRFEKRIYIPLPEEAARAQMFRLHLGSTPHNLTDANIHELARKTEGYSGADISVIVRDSLMQPVRKVQSATHFKKVCGPSRTNPSIMIDDLLTPCSPGDPGAMEMTWMDVPGDKLLEPVVCMSDMLRSLATTRPTVNAEDLLKVKKFSEDFGQES; the protein is encoded by the exons ATGACAACGCCAACCCTCCAG AAAGCCATTGATCTGGTGACAAAAGCCACAGAAGAGGATAAAGCCAAGAATTACGAGGAGGCGCTCCGGCTCTACCAGCATGCCGTGGAGTACTTCTTGCATGCTATCAAAT ATGAGGCACACAGCGACAAGGCCAAGGAGAGCATTCGAGCCAAGTGCATGCAGTACCTGGACCGGGCGGAGAAACTGAAGGATTACTTACGAAACAAAGAGAAGCATGGCAAGAAGCCAGTCAGAGAAACCCAAAACGAGAGCAAGGG CGATAGTGACAGTGAAGGAGATaatccagagaaaaagaaattgcaaGAGCAGCTGATGG GTGCCGTCGTGATGGAGAAGCCCAACATCCGGTGGAATGACGTGGCCGGGCTGGAGGGAGCCAAGGAGGCCCTCAAAGAAGCTGTCATTTTGCCAATTAAATTCCCGCACTTGTTCACAG GCAAGCGCACTCCTTGGCGGGGGATACTGCTCTTCGGACCTCCCGGCACCGGGAAATCCTACCTGGCCAAAGCAGTGGCGACGGAGGCCAACAACTCCACCTTCTTCTCTGTGTCCTCCTCAGACTTGATGTCTAAGTGGCTGGGGGAGAGCGAGAA GCTGGTCAAGAACCTGTTCGAGCTGGCCCGGCAGCACAAGCCCTCCATCATCTTCATCGACGAGGTGGATTCGCTCTGCGGATCCCGCAACGAGAATGAGAGCGAGGCTGCCCGCAGGATCAAAACGGAGTTCCTAGTCCAGATGCAGG GGGTGGGGAACAACAATGATGGGACTCTGGTGCTAGGTGCCACAAACATCCCATGGGTGTTGGACTCGGCCATTAGAAGGAG GTTTGAAAAGCGAATTTATATCCCATTGCCGGAGGAGGCTGCCCGCGCCCAGATGTTCCGATTGCATCTGGGAAGCACTCCTCACAACCTCACAGACGCCAACATCCACGAGCTGGCCCGGAAGACGGAGGGCTACTCAGGCGCAGACATCAGCGTCATTGTGCGGGACTCCCTCATGCAGCCCGTGAGGAAAGTGCAGTCGGCAACACACTTCAAAAAG GTCTGTGGCCCTTCCCGCACCAACCCTAGCATTATGATCGATGACCTCCTGACCCCATGCTCGCCGGGGGACCCAGGGGCCATGGAGATGACTTGGATGGATGTCCCTGGTGACAAACTGCTAGAGCCTGTAGTTTGCATG TCGGACATGCTCCGGTCTTTGGCCACCACTCGGCCCACTGTGAATGCAGAAGACCTCCTGAAAGTGAAGAAATTCTCAGAGGACTTTGGACAGGAGAGTTAA